A window of Sphingorhabdus lacus contains these coding sequences:
- a CDS encoding SMP-30/gluconolactonase/LRE family protein, whose product MADFELVADGLRFPEGPVILPDGSIILVEIASGQITRIAPDGSKSVVAKTGGGPNGLAMGPNGKLYCCNNGGFEYLDSNGFLAPRGIAKDYSGGRIERIDLDTGAVEVLYKSGDFGCTLRGPNDIVFDEHGGFWFTDHGKVDYAKRCHDIVGIFYAKADGSHLEEVIFPSNNPNGVGLSPDGKTLYAAETYTCRLMKFNITAPGKVAADAGPGGPGIPVYRPAGYKFFDSLGMEANGNICVATIGECGISVISPEGELVEFVATDDIFTTNIAFGGEDMRDAYICLSGSGRLVKTRWARPGLKLNY is encoded by the coding sequence ATGGCCGATTTTGAACTTGTTGCAGATGGTTTGCGCTTTCCCGAAGGACCGGTCATCCTGCCCGATGGCAGCATCATCCTCGTCGAAATCGCGTCCGGCCAAATCACCCGCATTGCACCAGACGGCAGCAAGTCTGTGGTCGCCAAAACGGGCGGCGGGCCCAACGGGCTGGCGATGGGACCGAACGGCAAGCTATATTGCTGCAACAATGGCGGCTTTGAATATCTCGATTCAAACGGTTTTCTGGCACCGCGTGGCATCGCGAAAGATTATTCGGGCGGACGGATCGAGCGGATCGATCTCGATACAGGCGCGGTAGAAGTCCTCTACAAGTCGGGCGATTTCGGTTGCACGCTGCGCGGGCCAAATGACATTGTGTTCGACGAACATGGCGGCTTCTGGTTCACCGACCATGGCAAGGTCGATTATGCCAAACGGTGCCATGACATTGTCGGCATCTTTTATGCAAAGGCCGACGGCAGCCATCTGGAAGAGGTCATATTTCCGTCGAACAACCCCAATGGCGTGGGACTCTCGCCCGACGGGAAGACGCTCTATGCGGCAGAAACCTACACATGCCGTCTGATGAAGTTCAACATTACCGCCCCCGGCAAGGTTGCGGCGGATGCAGGACCGGGAGGACCTGGCATTCCGGTCTATCGCCCGGCGGGTTATAAATTTTTCGACAGCCTCGGCATGGAAGCCAATGGCAACATCTGCGTCGCCACCATCGGCGAATGCGGGATCAGCGTGATTTCGCCAGAGGGCGAACTGGTCGAATTTGTGGCTACCGATGACATCTTCACCACTAATATCGCATTCGGCGGTGAAGATATGCGCGATGCCTATATCTGCCTTTCGGGCAGCGGGCGGCTGGTCAAAACACGATGGGCACGACCGGGTTTGAAGCTCAACTATTGA
- a CDS encoding GNAT family N-acetyltransferase, with the protein METGESGAGSCVLRSAEVGDAAALAAIYAAHVESGSASFDTVPRTVAETEEKIRDIREKGWPFLVATRGSEIVGYAYASQFRDRPAYGFACEDSIYVRSDHVGQGIGSQLLAALITQSTAFGFRQMIAVIGGGEPASVALHGKMGFEHAGRMRSVGRKFGRWLDSVYMQIALGEGDSSAPKREPDERKAPSK; encoded by the coding sequence ATGGAAACGGGGGAATCTGGTGCGGGCAGTTGCGTACTTCGGTCGGCCGAAGTTGGCGACGCAGCGGCGCTTGCGGCAATTTACGCCGCGCATGTCGAAAGTGGCAGTGCCAGCTTTGATACCGTGCCCCGCACGGTGGCAGAAACCGAAGAGAAAATAAGGGACATCAGGGAAAAAGGATGGCCGTTCCTTGTCGCAACGCGGGGGTCTGAAATTGTCGGATATGCCTATGCGTCGCAATTTCGCGACCGCCCCGCCTATGGATTTGCCTGCGAGGATTCGATTTATGTCCGGTCGGATCATGTGGGGCAGGGGATCGGATCGCAATTGCTCGCTGCGTTGATTACGCAATCCACCGCCTTCGGATTTCGCCAGATGATTGCCGTGATCGGGGGCGGGGAGCCGGCCTCTGTGGCGTTGCATGGCAAAATGGGCTTTGAACATGCGGGCCGGATGCGCAGCGTCGGACGAAAGTTCGGACGCTGGCTGGATAGTGTGTATATGCAGATTGCACTGGGCGAAGGAGACAGCTCGGCGCCGAAGCGCGAGCCCGATGAACGGAAGGCGCCGTCGAAATAG
- a CDS encoding universal stress protein, producing MKSIMVHAGSDSGFEGRLQVALDLARRFNGHLSLILPRPPQDYVAFDMFGGAHFISEAFDAAEKERAKMQAGVDAHLKVEGLPWDWQIFDGTIVDALVNAARLGDILVMSLDDTAARVGGQGRALVSDVVTASRTPVLAVPLSCKSLSFDRAMVAYDGGFEAANAVRAARPLLAEASAVRIAEVEAAPDEFPVTDVAAYLSRHGVNAEIAVAAKGDVSIEERLLAEAKDWRPDYLVMGAYGHGRWREAIFGGVTRFLLAEIGVPVLLAH from the coding sequence ATGAAATCGATCATGGTACATGCAGGCAGCGATTCCGGCTTCGAAGGCCGGTTGCAGGTTGCGCTGGATCTCGCACGACGGTTCAATGGACATCTCTCCCTGATTTTGCCCCGCCCTCCGCAGGACTATGTCGCGTTCGACATGTTCGGTGGCGCGCATTTCATTTCCGAAGCCTTTGATGCAGCAGAGAAAGAGCGGGCAAAGATGCAGGCCGGCGTTGACGCGCATCTGAAAGTCGAAGGCCTGCCATGGGACTGGCAGATTTTCGACGGCACCATTGTCGATGCCCTCGTCAACGCCGCCCGTTTGGGGGACATTCTGGTCATGTCGCTCGACGATACCGCAGCCCGTGTGGGTGGTCAGGGTCGCGCGCTGGTCAGTGATGTCGTCACTGCGTCGCGCACGCCCGTTTTGGCCGTGCCCCTGTCGTGCAAGAGCCTATCTTTTGACCGGGCCATGGTCGCCTATGATGGCGGCTTTGAAGCAGCGAACGCCGTGCGTGCAGCGCGGCCCCTGCTTGCCGAGGCGAGCGCAGTCAGGATTGCCGAGGTTGAAGCGGCGCCCGACGAGTTCCCGGTCACAGACGTTGCAGCCTATCTGTCACGACACGGCGTCAATGCGGAAATTGCCGTCGCGGCCAAAGGCGATGTCAGTATCGAAGAGCGCCTGTTGGCCGAAGCGAAAGACTGGCGTCCCGATTATCTCGTAATGGGTGCCTACGGCCATGGCCGCTGGCGGGAGGCAATCTTCGGCGGCGTAACGCGGTTCCTCTTGGCCGAAATCGGCGTGCCCGTTCTGCTCGCCCATTGA
- a CDS encoding amino acid permease, with product MDKDTMAASRPMGFWMALALVMGSMIGSGVFLLPASLAPLGWNSAFGWLITVAGALCVAAVFGKLSRILPKAGGPYAYSRAAFGDGAGFAIAWAYWISMWVGNAAIATGAVSYLSQLFPVLGEPGISAATTVAIVWTFTLINISGTKLAGQVQLVWTIIKIIPLIAVIGLAAYVLTQQGIAVVRPFATQDLSLSAISAATILTLWAMLGLETATVPADKVENAERTIGRATLLGTGGAGLVYILVCSAVVLMLPAALTAASPAPFALFVETFGGANAGTAIAAFGAISALGALNGWVMCQGELPAAMARDGMFPAFMGKAAPNGTPRNAHLFTTCLLTVVILMNSSRSLSAMFEFLIVLTTAIVLVMYFGCAAAAARLMMRGQIPATKGFTAIILFAMLYSLWTIYGAGWEALGWGIALLFAGLPTFWLMKISLARGSHSAP from the coding sequence ATGGATAAAGACACAATGGCGGCCAGCCGGCCCATGGGGTTCTGGATGGCGCTCGCCCTCGTAATGGGGAGCATGATTGGCTCGGGCGTATTTCTATTGCCCGCCAGCCTCGCGCCGCTCGGCTGGAATTCTGCTTTTGGCTGGCTAATCACGGTGGCGGGCGCACTTTGCGTCGCGGCGGTCTTTGGAAAGCTGAGCCGGATCCTGCCCAAAGCCGGCGGACCCTATGCCTATTCCCGTGCCGCCTTCGGTGACGGCGCAGGCTTTGCCATTGCCTGGGCCTATTGGATCTCCATGTGGGTTGGCAACGCCGCCATCGCCACCGGCGCGGTCAGTTATCTCAGCCAGCTTTTCCCTGTGTTGGGCGAACCCGGTATTTCGGCGGCGACCACGGTGGCGATCGTCTGGACATTCACGTTGATCAATATCAGCGGCACGAAGCTGGCCGGACAGGTCCAGCTTGTGTGGACCATCATCAAGATCATACCGCTGATCGCGGTGATCGGCCTTGCCGCCTATGTCCTGACGCAACAGGGCATCGCCGTCGTGCGCCCATTTGCGACTCAGGACCTGTCCTTGTCGGCTATTTCGGCGGCCACGATCCTGACACTTTGGGCGATGCTGGGGTTGGAGACAGCGACCGTTCCGGCGGATAAGGTGGAAAATGCGGAGCGCACCATCGGACGGGCGACACTGCTCGGCACCGGCGGTGCAGGGCTGGTCTACATATTGGTCTGCTCAGCCGTCGTCCTGATGCTACCGGCCGCATTGACCGCAGCCTCGCCAGCGCCCTTTGCGCTGTTTGTCGAAACCTTTGGCGGCGCGAATGCAGGGACGGCGATTGCCGCCTTCGGTGCAATCAGCGCACTCGGCGCGCTCAACGGGTGGGTCATGTGCCAAGGGGAATTGCCCGCCGCGATGGCGCGCGATGGCATGTTCCCCGCCTTTATGGGGAAAGCAGCCCCCAATGGCACACCACGCAACGCCCATCTTTTCACAACCTGCCTTTTGACTGTCGTCATCCTGATGAACAGCAGCCGGTCGCTGTCTGCAATGTTCGAATTTCTGATCGTCCTCACAACGGCCATCGTATTGGTCATGTATTTCGGCTGCGCTGCTGCTGCCGCACGCCTGATGATGCGCGGCCAGATCCCCGCGACCAAGGGGTTCACCGCGATCATCCTGTTCGCCATGCTTTATTCGCTGTGGACCATTTACGGCGCAGGGTGGGAGGCCTTGGGATGGGGGATCGCCTTGCTGTTTGCCGGGCTGCCGACTTTCTGGCTGATGAAAATTTCCCTCGCGCGGGGTTCCCATAGCGCGCCCTGA
- a CDS encoding NAD-dependent succinate-semialdehyde dehydrogenase — translation MNSTSELGIYINGSWRRGEGRDIHNVVNPATGAVIAELPLATAADLDEALDATAKGFAHWRAVDVNERAAILHKVAGLIRERAEDIAVLLTTEQGKPLAEARTEVLSCASQFDYFAEEAKRSYGRVLVRPTGQRSLVLKQPVGPVAAFSPWNFPVNLMCKKMAAALAAGCSIIAKPPEETPHCTSAIMQCVIDGGVPGHVAQLVYGVPDMVSRHLIASPVIRKVSFTGSVPVGKHLLKLAADGVKRTTMELGGHAPVLVFDDCDLEKAIKLSSTQKFRNAGQVCISPTRFYVQEGIYDRFVAGFAEATKKVQMGNGLDASTIMGPLANDRRPPTIEKLVRDATDKGAKLLAGGERGEGGYFYQPTVLADVPMTADIMTDEPFGPVALIRPFKDFDEAIAQANRLPFGLAAYAFTENARQANLVADALDTGMVGLNSFVISMPDAPFGGVKESGFGSEGGPEGLDSYYVTKAVHQY, via the coding sequence ATGAACAGCACAAGCGAACTCGGTATCTACATCAACGGTAGCTGGCGGCGCGGCGAAGGTCGCGACATCCACAATGTCGTCAATCCGGCCACTGGAGCCGTGATTGCGGAATTGCCGCTGGCAACCGCCGCCGATCTGGACGAGGCACTAGACGCAACGGCCAAGGGATTCGCCCATTGGCGCGCCGTCGACGTTAATGAGCGCGCGGCAATTTTACACAAGGTTGCGGGACTTATCCGTGAACGTGCCGAAGATATTGCAGTGCTGCTGACCACCGAGCAGGGCAAGCCATTGGCCGAAGCACGGACCGAAGTCCTGTCCTGCGCATCGCAATTCGATTATTTCGCCGAAGAAGCCAAGCGCAGCTATGGCCGGGTTCTGGTGCGCCCCACAGGGCAGCGCTCGCTCGTCCTGAAACAACCCGTCGGGCCGGTAGCCGCCTTTTCCCCTTGGAACTTCCCGGTCAATCTGATGTGCAAGAAGATGGCCGCCGCGCTGGCCGCCGGATGCTCGATCATTGCCAAGCCGCCAGAAGAAACACCCCATTGCACCAGCGCGATCATGCAGTGCGTCATTGACGGCGGCGTTCCGGGCCATGTCGCCCAGTTGGTCTATGGCGTTCCCGATATGGTTAGCCGCCACCTCATTGCCTCACCGGTTATCCGCAAGGTCAGCTTCACAGGGTCGGTACCTGTCGGCAAACATCTGTTGAAGCTGGCGGCTGACGGCGTGAAGCGTACCACAATGGAGCTGGGCGGACACGCCCCTGTCCTGGTATTCGACGATTGCGATCTGGAAAAAGCCATCAAGCTGTCGTCCACGCAGAAGTTCCGGAATGCCGGACAGGTCTGCATTTCGCCAACGCGCTTTTATGTGCAGGAAGGCATTTATGACCGGTTCGTCGCCGGCTTTGCCGAAGCAACGAAGAAGGTGCAGATGGGCAACGGCCTCGATGCGAGCACCATCATGGGTCCGCTCGCCAATGATCGCCGTCCGCCCACCATTGAAAAGCTGGTGCGCGATGCCACCGACAAAGGGGCAAAATTGCTCGCTGGCGGCGAACGTGGCGAAGGTGGCTATTTCTATCAGCCCACCGTGCTGGCCGATGTTCCGATGACAGCCGACATCATGACGGACGAGCCCTTTGGCCCCGTTGCGTTGATCCGGCCCTTCAAGGATTTTGACGAGGCCATTGCGCAGGCCAATCGCCTGCCCTTCGGTTTGGCGGCCTATGCCTTTACCGAAAATGCCCGGCAGGCCAATCTGGTCGCCGACGCGCTCGACACAGGCATGGTCGGCCTGAACAGCTTTGTCATCTCGATGCCGGACGCGCCCTTTGGCGGGGTAAAAGAATCCGGATTTGGTAGCGAAGGCGGACCCGAGGGCCTCGACAGCTATTATGTCACCAAGGCGGTGCACCAATATTGA
- a CDS encoding YbaN family protein: MKRRLYLAAGFTSVALGTLGTVLPLLPTVPFMILAAFCFARSSPALEARLMNHPHFGHHLVAWREKGVVSRRAKWSAATAFAISIAISLATLPLPWSLIPLGVAVVSLTWIWRRPEA, translated from the coding sequence ATTAAAAGGCGGCTTTATCTCGCAGCCGGCTTCACATCGGTAGCACTGGGAACCTTGGGCACGGTTTTACCCTTGTTGCCCACGGTGCCGTTCATGATTTTGGCCGCCTTTTGCTTCGCGCGCAGCAGCCCGGCGCTTGAGGCGCGTCTGATGAACCACCCCCATTTTGGCCACCATCTGGTCGCTTGGCGGGAAAAGGGCGTTGTGTCGCGGCGGGCGAAATGGTCCGCCGCAACCGCTTTTGCCATCAGTATCGCGATCAGCCTTGCGACCCTGCCGCTACCATGGTCGTTGATCCCGCTGGGCGTCGCGGTGGTTTCCCTAACGTGGATCTGGCGGAGGCCCGAAGCCTGA
- a CDS encoding sterol desaturase family protein — protein MSIPVILLIILATVLAMEWVAWASHKYIMHGWGWGWHRDHHEPHDNVLEKNDLYGIVGAVMSISMFAIGSPLVLGANAWEPGTWVGLGIMFYGIIYTVVHDGLVHQRYFKYVPRSGYAKRLVQAHKLHHATIGKEGGVSFGFVFARDPAKLKAELKVQREAGIAVVRDAAL, from the coding sequence ATGAGCATTCCGGTCATTCTGTTGATTATTCTTGCCACCGTCCTTGCGATGGAATGGGTCGCGTGGGCGAGCCATAAATATATCATGCATGGCTGGGGCTGGGGTTGGCACCGTGACCATCACGAGCCGCACGATAATGTCCTTGAGAAAAACGATCTTTACGGGATTGTCGGCGCGGTGATGAGCATTTCGATGTTCGCCATCGGCAGCCCGCTTGTTCTGGGCGCCAATGCCTGGGAGCCGGGGACATGGGTTGGCCTGGGCATCATGTTCTATGGAATCATCTATACCGTGGTCCATGATGGTTTGGTGCATCAGCGTTACTTCAAATATGTGCCGCGCAGCGGCTATGCCAAGCGGCTCGTGCAGGCCCACAAGCTGCACCATGCGACAATTGGCAAGGAAGGCGGCGTCAGCTTCGGCTTTGTCTTTGCGCGGGATCCGGCCAAGCTGAAGGCGGAATTGAAGGTCCAGCGCGAGGCAGGCATCGCCGTGGTCCGCGACGCCGCTCTCTAA
- the leuC gene encoding 3-isopropylmalate dehydratase large subunit: MSAPQTLYEKIWNAHVVEQRDDGTCLIFIDRHLVHEVTSPQAFEGLRVAGRTVRRPDLTLAVPDHNLPTTARRDGAGNRIPIADPESAAQLDALERNAPAFGIRYIADADLEQGIVHVVGPEQGFSLPGTTIVCGDSHTASHGGLGALAFGIGTSEVEHVLATQTLQLKQSKSMEVRVDGELGPGVSAKDVVLHITGVLGASGGTGYVIEYTGSVIRALSIEGRLTISNMAIEHGARAGLVAPDDVTFAYLKGRPMAPKGAQWDAAVAYWRSLATDAGAAYDKVVIIDAADIAPSVTWGTSPEDVLPITGSIPDPASFADPSKQVAAQKSLDYMGLSAGTKLTEIEVQNIFIGSCTNSRIEDLRAAAAVLKNRKKADAVKWAIVVPGSGLVKRQAEEEGLDRIFTDAGFEWREPGCSACLGMNPDKVPPGERCASTSNRNFVGRQGPGARTHLVSPAMAAAAAVTGRLTDVRELNR; the protein is encoded by the coding sequence ATGTCAGCGCCCCAAACCCTTTACGAAAAAATCTGGAACGCCCATGTCGTCGAACAACGGGATGACGGCACTTGCCTGATCTTCATTGATCGCCATCTGGTCCATGAAGTCACCAGTCCGCAGGCTTTTGAAGGACTGCGCGTCGCCGGACGCACCGTGCGTCGCCCCGACCTGACTTTGGCAGTCCCCGACCATAATCTTCCCACGACCGCGCGGCGCGATGGTGCGGGCAACCGCATTCCCATCGCCGACCCCGAAAGCGCGGCTCAGTTGGACGCACTTGAACGCAATGCCCCTGCCTTCGGTATCCGCTATATTGCCGATGCCGATCTGGAACAGGGCATTGTCCATGTGGTGGGGCCCGAGCAGGGATTTTCTTTGCCGGGAACAACGATTGTCTGCGGCGACAGCCATACCGCCAGTCATGGCGGGCTTGGCGCATTGGCGTTTGGTATCGGCACGTCCGAGGTCGAGCATGTTCTGGCGACACAGACGCTCCAGCTCAAACAGTCCAAATCCATGGAAGTCCGTGTCGATGGTGAACTTGGCCCCGGTGTTTCGGCAAAGGATGTCGTGCTGCACATCACCGGCGTGCTCGGGGCTTCGGGCGGAACGGGTTATGTTATCGAATATACCGGATCGGTAATCCGCGCACTCAGCATTGAAGGGCGGCTGACCATATCGAACATGGCGATCGAACATGGCGCGCGCGCTGGTCTGGTTGCGCCTGACGATGTGACATTTGCCTATCTGAAGGGCCGTCCCATGGCCCCCAAAGGCGCGCAATGGGATGCAGCAGTCGCCTATTGGCGCAGCCTCGCCACCGATGCAGGCGCTGCATATGACAAGGTGGTCATCATCGACGCAGCCGATATCGCGCCCAGCGTCACATGGGGCACCTCGCCCGAGGATGTCTTGCCTATAACGGGATCCATTCCCGACCCCGCCAGCTTTGCCGACCCGTCCAAACAGGTCGCGGCGCAAAAATCGCTGGATTATATGGGCCTGTCGGCGGGAACCAAGCTTACCGAAATCGAGGTTCAGAATATCTTCATCGGCAGTTGCACCAACAGCCGGATCGAGGACCTGCGTGCCGCCGCCGCCGTGCTGAAAAATCGCAAAAAGGCCGATGCAGTCAAATGGGCGATCGTGGTTCCGGGTTCCGGCCTTGTGAAGCGGCAAGCCGAAGAAGAGGGGCTCGACCGGATATTTACCGACGCCGGTTTTGAATGGCGCGAACCGGGATGTTCGGCATGCCTTGGCATGAACCCGGACAAGGTGCCGCCGGGCGAACGGTGCGCGTCGACCAGCAACCGGAACTTTGTCGGCCGGCAAGGGCCCGGCGCGCGGACTCATCTGGTATCCCCCGCCATGGCGGCTGCGGCCGCTGTCACCGGGCGATTGACCGATGTGCGCGAGCTTAACCGCTGA
- the leuD gene encoding 3-isopropylmalate dehydratase small subunit — MQPISTVEGRAYPLGLKNVDTDIIIPAEWLKTISRTGLGKGAFQSLRAVEGNVFDDPEFTGSPILIAGDNFGCGSSREHAAWAMADLGISAVIAPSFSDIFSGNAFKNGLLAIVLPQTAIDRLLEVAKTDPIHIDLETQTVTTPFQDRFEFEIDPFRKYCLLNGVDEIGLTLESSDAIGSYESRLAQDRPWLVPSAV; from the coding sequence ATGCAGCCCATTTCAACCGTCGAAGGCCGCGCCTATCCCCTTGGCCTCAAAAATGTCGACACCGACATCATCATTCCCGCTGAGTGGCTGAAAACGATCAGCCGCACCGGCCTTGGCAAAGGCGCCTTTCAAAGCTTGCGCGCGGTCGAGGGCAATGTTTTCGACGATCCGGAATTCACCGGTTCCCCGATATTGATCGCTGGCGACAATTTCGGATGCGGGTCGAGCCGCGAACATGCTGCATGGGCCATGGCCGACCTCGGTATCTCGGCGGTTATTGCACCCAGCTTTTCCGACATTTTCTCGGGCAATGCGTTCAAAAACGGATTGCTGGCGATTGTGTTGCCCCAGACCGCGATTGACCGGTTGCTGGAAGTTGCAAAGACCGATCCGATCCATATCGATCTGGAAACGCAGACCGTAACGACGCCGTTTCAGGACCGGTTCGAATTCGAGATCGACCCTTTTCGCAAGTACTGCCTGCTGAACGGTGTCGACGAGATCGGCTTGACGCTGGAAAGCAGCGACGCAATCGGCAGCTATGAAAGCCGTCTGGCCCAAGACCGGCCCTGGCTGGTACCATCGGCCGTCTAA
- a CDS encoding NADPH:quinone oxidoreductase family protein — MKALLSTACGGPETLVMGELPEPAAAPGTVVVSVKACSINFPDTLMIVDLYQFKPARPFAPGGEIAGIVEAVGDGVTGFAVGDRVIGLCGNGGLTEKVAVSAFNCFKMPDAMSFDDGASLLMTYATSIHALKDRGHMKEGDNVLVLGGAGGIGISAIELAKAFGGRVVAGVSSEAKAQIAREAGADDVVVYPHQPFDKDQSKAVAEMFKAAAGKDGFNIIYDTVGGDYSEPAVRSIAWEGKFLVVGFPAGIAKLPLNLTLLKSCDICGVFWGAFAARTPAKNHANVAELFSLYAEGKIKPRISETFTLENAGQAIARLGDRAAVGKLVVHI; from the coding sequence ATGAAAGCTTTACTGTCAACGGCCTGCGGTGGTCCCGAAACACTCGTCATGGGCGAGCTGCCGGAACCAGCAGCCGCACCCGGCACGGTTGTTGTTTCGGTTAAGGCTTGTTCGATCAACTTTCCCGACACGCTGATGATTGTCGACCTTTACCAGTTCAAGCCCGCCCGTCCCTTTGCCCCGGGTGGCGAGATTGCAGGCATAGTCGAAGCCGTCGGTGACGGCGTAACCGGCTTTGCCGTTGGCGACCGCGTTATCGGACTGTGCGGGAATGGCGGGCTGACCGAAAAGGTCGCAGTTTCGGCCTTCAATTGCTTCAAAATGCCTGATGCCATGTCGTTCGACGATGGCGCATCGCTTTTGATGACCTACGCCACATCGATCCACGCCCTGAAAGATCGCGGCCATATGAAGGAGGGCGACAATGTCCTCGTTCTCGGCGGCGCAGGCGGCATCGGCATTTCGGCAATTGAACTGGCCAAGGCCTTCGGCGGCCGCGTGGTAGCCGGTGTGTCGAGCGAAGCCAAGGCGCAGATCGCGCGCGAAGCCGGTGCCGATGACGTCGTCGTTTACCCGCATCAGCCGTTCGACAAGGACCAGTCAAAAGCCGTGGCAGAGATGTTCAAGGCCGCCGCGGGTAAGGATGGTTTCAACATCATCTATGACACGGTCGGCGGCGATTATAGCGAACCTGCCGTCCGTTCGATTGCCTGGGAAGGCAAATTTCTGGTCGTCGGTTTCCCCGCGGGCATCGCGAAATTGCCACTCAATCTGACCTTGCTGAAAAGCTGCGATATTTGCGGAGTCTTCTGGGGCGCCTTTGCCGCGCGTACCCCTGCCAAGAACCACGCCAATGTCGCTGAACTGTTCAGCTTGTATGCCGAGGGCAAGATCAAGCCGCGCATTTCCGAAACATTCACCTTGGAAAATGCCGGACAAGCGATTGCACGGCTCGGGGATCGGGCTGCCGTCGGCAAGCTTGTCGTGCACATTTAG
- a CDS encoding DUF1476 domain-containing protein — MTTFDSRENAFENKFAHDADLQFKITARRNKLIGQWAAEKMGLTPEETTSYATSVVQADFEEAGDEDVIRKLLGDLTSAGVEVDDAMIRAALDAKMVEARRQFIEQA, encoded by the coding sequence ATGACCACCTTTGATAGTCGCGAAAATGCCTTCGAGAACAAATTCGCGCATGACGCCGATCTGCAGTTCAAGATTACGGCACGCCGCAACAAGCTGATCGGTCAATGGGCCGCGGAAAAGATGGGCCTGACGCCTGAAGAAACCACATCCTATGCGACTTCGGTTGTGCAAGCCGATTTCGAAGAAGCAGGCGATGAAGATGTCATTCGCAAATTGCTGGGCGATCTGACCTCCGCCGGTGTCGAGGTCGACGATGCCATGATCCGCGCCGCTCTGGACGCCAAGATGGTCGAAGCACGCCGCCAGTTTATCGAGCAAGCCTGA
- a CDS encoding BolA family protein translates to MAMAADEIEGMIKAALPDALVEITDLAGDGNHYAARVVSESFRGLPRVKQHKAVYDALGGKMGGVLHALQLTTATP, encoded by the coding sequence ATGGCGATGGCGGCGGACGAAATCGAAGGCATGATCAAGGCCGCCCTTCCCGATGCGTTGGTCGAGATCACCGATCTCGCCGGTGACGGGAATCACTATGCCGCACGCGTCGTCAGCGAGAGCTTTCGCGGATTGCCGCGCGTGAAGCAGCACAAAGCAGTTTATGATGCCTTGGGCGGAAAAATGGGCGGTGTATTGCACGCCCTGCAACTGACCACCGCAACACCTTGA
- the grxD gene encoding Grx4 family monothiol glutaredoxin has product MSVNERIDGIVKTNDVVLFMKGTPLFPQCGFSSKAVAILDHLGVTYESVDVLQDMEIRSGIKEYSDWPTIPQLYVKGEFLGGSDIMMEMYEAGELQELVTSQGLAKA; this is encoded by the coding sequence ATGAGCGTGAACGAACGGATCGACGGAATCGTCAAGACGAATGATGTGGTGCTTTTCATGAAAGGCACGCCGCTTTTCCCGCAATGCGGTTTCTCCAGCAAAGCGGTCGCCATACTCGACCATCTGGGTGTCACCTATGAAAGCGTTGATGTGCTGCAGGACATGGAAATCCGGTCGGGCATCAAGGAATATAGCGATTGGCCAACCATTCCGCAGCTTTACGTCAAAGGCGAGTTTCTGGGCGGTTCAGACATCATGATGGAAATGTACGAAGCCGGCGAGCTTCAGGAACTGGTTACCAGCCAGGGACTAGCCAAAGCCTGA